From Caulobacter segnis, a single genomic window includes:
- a CDS encoding SDR family oxidoreductase, whose protein sequence is MNLFDLTGKVAIITGSSRGIGKAIAERMAEHGAKVVISSRKAGPCEEVAAALNEKHGAGTAIAVPANIASKDELQNLVDETRKAFGQVDICVCNAASNPYYGPLAGISDEQFRKVLDNNIISNHWLIGMVAPEMRARKDGAIVIVSSIGGLRGNAIIGAYNISKAADFQLARNLAHEFGPDNVRVNCIAPGLIKTDFAKALWDDPATLERATKGVPLRRIGEPDEIAGAAVYLASQAGSFMTGQALIVDGGATI, encoded by the coding sequence ATGAACCTCTTCGACCTCACGGGCAAGGTGGCGATCATCACCGGATCCTCGCGCGGGATCGGCAAGGCGATCGCCGAGCGGATGGCCGAGCACGGGGCCAAGGTGGTGATCTCGTCGCGCAAGGCCGGGCCGTGCGAAGAGGTCGCCGCGGCCCTGAACGAAAAGCACGGCGCGGGGACGGCCATAGCGGTCCCGGCCAATATCGCGTCGAAGGACGAGCTGCAGAACCTGGTCGACGAGACCCGGAAGGCGTTCGGCCAGGTCGACATCTGCGTCTGCAACGCCGCCAGCAATCCCTATTACGGCCCGCTGGCCGGGATCAGCGACGAGCAGTTCCGCAAGGTCCTGGACAACAACATCATCAGCAATCACTGGCTGATCGGCATGGTCGCGCCGGAGATGCGCGCGCGAAAGGACGGGGCGATCGTCATCGTCAGCTCGATCGGCGGCCTGCGCGGCAACGCCATCATCGGAGCCTACAACATCAGCAAGGCCGCCGACTTCCAGCTGGCGCGCAACCTGGCGCACGAGTTCGGGCCCGACAACGTGCGGGTCAACTGCATCGCGCCGGGCCTGATCAAGACGGACTTCGCCAAGGCCCTGTGGGACGACCCGGCCACCCTGGAGCGCGCGACCAAGGGCGTGCCGCTGCGCCGCATCGGCGAGCCCGACGAGATCGCCGGCGCGGCCGTCTACCTGGCCAGCCAGGCCGGCAGCTTCATGACTGGCCAGGCCCTGATCGTGGACGGCGGCGCGACGATCTAG
- a CDS encoding aspartyl protease family protein — MFSALRVSGLALALAFLSSQTLAASKCQVMKLAELPVTMEGLSPVTTGQINGREARFIVDSGAFHSTMSAGAAQELGLSVGSLGVNARLKGVGGETSLGVTTAKEFVIAGQKLPRVEFAVGGSSTRYAGLLGQNILGIAGVEYDLGHGAVRIMKTKDCGDVSLTYWAGDKPFTLMRIEPMENGDRHTLATVEVNGVKLKAMFDTGASSSVLSLDAAKRLGVNPDKDGLPLEGFSWGVGQKRVRTWKARFDKIDIGGEVISKPWLQIFDGALGDADMLIGVDFFLSHRVFVDNQNHRMFFTYEGGPLFGISPKGAVDKAGKTVDLTDKTAEPTDAPGYARRGAVLASNGKFDAAIADFDKAVALAPNDADYLLQRARAHLSNRQLLLGAADLDKSVALDPKDAEARLTRAQLRRGSRDPAGALDDLKAADENLAPSAQPRLRLARLYSALDAPEQALTNYDLWLKSHPEDVGRAEALNGRCWARALLNRELDKAMSDCDAALRLHPGDPAFLDSRALVRFRRGELEKALVDYDAAVKGSPREAWSLYARGLVERRLGKVAEADADKAKALAINPDVAARIKRYQLDG; from the coding sequence ATGTTTTCCGCGTTGCGCGTGTCGGGCCTCGCCTTGGCGCTTGCCTTCCTGTCCTCCCAGACCCTGGCGGCGTCGAAGTGCCAGGTCATGAAGCTGGCCGAGCTTCCCGTCACCATGGAAGGCCTGTCGCCGGTCACGACGGGCCAGATCAATGGGCGCGAAGCGCGCTTCATCGTCGATAGCGGCGCGTTCCACAGCACCATGTCGGCCGGCGCCGCCCAGGAGCTGGGCCTGTCGGTCGGCAGCCTGGGCGTGAACGCGCGCCTGAAGGGCGTGGGCGGCGAAACCTCGCTGGGCGTCACGACGGCCAAAGAGTTCGTCATCGCCGGGCAGAAGCTCCCACGCGTCGAGTTCGCCGTCGGCGGCAGCTCCACGCGCTATGCCGGTCTCCTGGGCCAGAACATCCTGGGCATCGCGGGCGTGGAATACGATCTTGGTCACGGCGCGGTCCGGATCATGAAGACCAAGGACTGTGGCGACGTCAGCCTGACCTACTGGGCCGGGGACAAGCCGTTCACCCTCATGCGCATCGAGCCCATGGAGAATGGCGACCGGCACACCCTGGCGACGGTCGAGGTCAATGGCGTCAAGCTCAAGGCGATGTTCGACACCGGCGCCTCGAGTTCGGTCCTTTCGCTGGACGCGGCCAAACGCCTGGGCGTCAATCCGGACAAGGACGGCCTGCCGCTGGAGGGCTTCAGCTGGGGCGTTGGCCAGAAGCGCGTGCGGACCTGGAAGGCGCGTTTCGACAAGATCGATATCGGCGGCGAGGTGATCAGCAAGCCCTGGCTGCAGATTTTCGACGGGGCGCTGGGGGACGCCGACATGCTGATCGGCGTCGACTTTTTCCTCAGCCACCGGGTCTTCGTCGACAACCAGAACCACCGGATGTTCTTCACCTACGAAGGCGGGCCCTTGTTCGGGATCAGCCCCAAGGGCGCGGTCGACAAGGCCGGCAAGACGGTGGACCTGACCGACAAGACGGCCGAGCCGACCGATGCGCCGGGCTATGCCCGGCGGGGCGCGGTGCTGGCCTCTAACGGCAAGTTCGACGCCGCCATCGCCGATTTCGACAAGGCCGTCGCCCTGGCGCCAAACGATGCGGACTACTTGCTGCAGCGCGCCCGGGCGCACCTGTCCAACCGTCAATTGCTGCTCGGCGCGGCCGACCTGGACAAGTCCGTCGCGCTGGATCCGAAGGACGCGGAGGCGCGTCTGACCCGCGCCCAGTTGCGCCGCGGCTCGCGCGATCCGGCCGGGGCGCTGGACGATCTCAAGGCGGCGGACGAGAACCTGGCGCCGTCCGCCCAGCCCCGGCTGCGCCTGGCTCGCCTGTATTCGGCCCTCGACGCGCCCGAGCAGGCCCTGACCAACTACGATCTGTGGCTGAAAAGTCATCCGGAGGACGTGGGGCGCGCCGAGGCGCTGAACGGCCGCTGTTGGGCGCGGGCGCTGCTGAACCGGGAGCTGGACAAGGCGATGAGCGACTGCGACGCGGCGCTGCGCCTGCATCCCGGCGATCCGGCCTTCCTGGACAGCCGCGCCCTGGTCCGTTTCCGCCGTGGCGAATTGGAGAAGGCGTTGGTCGATTACGACGCCGCCGTGAAGGGATCGCCCCGTGAAGCCTGGTCGCTCTACGCCCGCGGCCTCGTCGAGCGCCGCCTGGGCAAGGTCGCGGAGGCCGACGCGGACAAGGCCAAGGCCCTGGCGATCAATCCCGACGTCGCCGCCCGGATCAAGCGCTACCAGCTGGATGGCTGA
- a CDS encoding response regulator, with product MRRLLTSILMIGTLAAGAAWGQTGASLAKSSQAAASPLGQRLEQLSEEIGAHEAANPPRDNADIERAGRQALHEHGQARLFGLWRVLYAYKSNQIPDRFDAWAREAGAVARRDHDTALATLVELETIAYRHETRGYRAFTDADWVRFLTRSGPDIRVMAGIERVRHLGQMGRWAQAARLAADLTGDLERRGRVAQPLLAELHQVHSYTLSDIGDREGALEHMAQAARLDERDAFQVRKIERIYDIAYTAAALGELDAAERFAALHHRMVAAYGDRNLLTWDRFLCARIAARREAPARVLACLEPAAADLAHPDRRLQVLMLGQRALAKAQLGRAAEAREDLLRLRAAPLALAPRDPHAEALIDAYIDQAEGRGQDAFRKLDAWRRIDGVEEDRAHSRSVTEMSSALDSELRAKRDESRRLTEEVRLSRSLARASAVIALLLAALVAGGVAWAVHQRRASGRFKDAQEHAEAANKAKSAFLAVMSHELRTPLNGMLGVGQALRGGELTAEQREQVDLFMDSGDTLLVLLNDILDLSKIEAGKLEIAPTVGDIVQTCARLVGGYQPTALEKGVGLTFKLESQAPGPLMFDGVRVRQCLTNLVSNALKFTTHGKVEVGLACYPEDDGRVRVRLRVADTGIGMNAVTVAKLFRPFTQADASTTRNFGGTGLGLNITRRLVEMMRGEIRVESEEGLGSVFTIEMLVDAAEPSELPVREVEAGEEETGFVALQGRRVLVVDDHPVNRRVIRLFLAPFECDLVEAENGQQALDILDAQPIDIVLMDVNMPVMDGLEATRRLRLDPRFARLPVVALTADVMSAQIKTCLDAGCDAHVAKPIDLRNLLSAMDRCLARTTARELAAALGAL from the coding sequence TTGCGCCGCCTTCTGACTTCCATCCTGATGATCGGAACCCTGGCGGCCGGCGCCGCCTGGGGGCAGACGGGCGCATCACTCGCCAAATCCTCCCAGGCCGCCGCCTCTCCCCTCGGGCAGCGGCTGGAGCAGCTGAGCGAGGAGATCGGCGCGCACGAGGCGGCCAATCCGCCGCGCGACAACGCCGACATCGAGCGGGCCGGCCGCCAGGCCTTGCACGAGCACGGCCAGGCGCGGCTGTTTGGCCTGTGGCGGGTGCTGTACGCCTACAAGAGCAACCAGATCCCCGACCGCTTCGACGCCTGGGCGCGCGAGGCCGGCGCCGTGGCGCGGCGCGACCATGACACGGCCCTGGCCACGCTGGTCGAGCTGGAGACCATCGCCTATCGCCACGAGACGCGCGGCTATCGGGCGTTCACCGACGCCGACTGGGTGCGGTTCCTGACCCGGTCGGGACCGGACATCCGGGTAATGGCGGGGATCGAGCGGGTGCGGCACCTGGGGCAGATGGGGCGCTGGGCCCAGGCCGCGCGCCTGGCCGCCGACCTGACCGGCGACCTGGAGCGGCGCGGCCGCGTGGCCCAGCCGCTGCTGGCCGAGCTGCACCAGGTGCACAGCTACACGCTGTCGGACATCGGCGACCGCGAGGGGGCCCTGGAGCACATGGCCCAGGCCGCGCGGCTGGACGAGCGAGACGCCTTCCAGGTGCGCAAGATCGAACGGATCTACGACATCGCCTACACCGCCGCCGCCCTGGGCGAGCTCGACGCGGCCGAGCGCTTCGCCGCCCTGCATCACAGGATGGTGGCGGCGTATGGCGACCGGAACCTGCTGACCTGGGACCGCTTCCTGTGCGCCCGGATCGCGGCGCGCCGCGAGGCCCCCGCCCGGGTGCTGGCCTGCCTGGAGCCCGCCGCCGCCGACCTGGCCCATCCCGATCGCCGCCTGCAGGTGCTGATGCTGGGCCAGCGCGCCCTGGCCAAGGCCCAATTGGGCCGCGCCGCCGAAGCCCGCGAGGACCTGCTGCGGCTGCGCGCCGCCCCGCTGGCCCTGGCCCCGCGCGACCCGCACGCCGAGGCCCTGATCGACGCCTATATCGACCAGGCCGAGGGGCGCGGCCAGGACGCGTTCCGCAAGCTGGACGCCTGGCGGCGCATCGACGGCGTCGAGGAGGACCGCGCCCATTCGCGCAGCGTCACCGAGATGTCCTCGGCCCTGGACAGCGAGCTGCGGGCCAAGCGCGACGAGAGCCGCCGCCTGACCGAGGAGGTGCGGCTGAGCCGCAGCCTGGCGCGGGCCTCGGCGGTCATCGCCCTGCTGCTGGCCGCGCTGGTCGCCGGCGGGGTGGCCTGGGCCGTGCACCAGCGCCGCGCCTCAGGCCGTTTCAAGGACGCCCAGGAGCACGCCGAGGCCGCCAACAAGGCCAAGTCGGCCTTCCTGGCGGTGATGAGCCACGAGCTGCGCACGCCGCTGAACGGCATGCTGGGCGTGGGCCAGGCCCTGCGCGGTGGCGAGCTGACCGCCGAACAGCGAGAACAGGTCGACCTGTTCATGGACAGCGGCGACACCCTGCTGGTTCTGCTGAACGACATCCTGGACCTGTCCAAGATCGAAGCCGGCAAGCTGGAGATCGCCCCGACGGTCGGCGACATCGTCCAGACCTGCGCCCGGCTGGTCGGCGGCTACCAGCCCACCGCCCTGGAGAAGGGCGTGGGCCTGACCTTCAAGCTGGAGAGCCAGGCTCCGGGGCCGCTGATGTTCGACGGGGTGCGGGTGCGCCAGTGCCTGACCAACCTGGTCTCCAACGCCCTGAAGTTCACCACCCACGGCAAGGTCGAGGTGGGGCTGGCCTGCTATCCCGAGGATGATGGCCGGGTGCGGGTGCGCCTGCGCGTCGCCGACACCGGCATCGGCATGAACGCCGTCACGGTCGCCAAGCTGTTCCGGCCCTTCACCCAGGCCGACGCCTCGACCACCCGCAACTTCGGCGGCACGGGCCTGGGCCTCAACATCACCCGCCGCCTGGTCGAGATGATGCGCGGCGAGATCCGCGTCGAGAGCGAGGAGGGGCTGGGCTCGGTCTTCACCATCGAGATGCTGGTCGACGCCGCCGAGCCGTCCGAGCTGCCGGTGCGCGAGGTCGAGGCGGGCGAGGAGGAGACGGGCTTCGTCGCCCTGCAGGGTCGCCGGGTGCTGGTCGTCGACGATCATCCGGTCAACCGCCGGGTCATCCGCCTGTTTCTCGCGCCGTTCGAGTGCGACCTGGTCGAGGCCGAGAACGGCCAGCAGGCCCTGGACATCCTGGACGCCCAGCCGATCGACATCGTGCTGATGGACGTCAACATGCCGGTGATGGACGGGCTGGAGGCCACCCGCCGCCTGCGCCTGGACCCGCGCTTTGCGCGCCTGCCCGTGGTGGCCCTGACCGCCGACGTGATGTCGGCCCAGATCAAGACCTGCCTGGACGCCGGCTGCGACGCCCACGTGGCCAAGCCGATCGACCTGCGGAATCTGCTGTCGGCCATGGACCGCTGCCTGGCCCGGACCACGGCGCGCGAGCTCGCGGCGGCGCTGGGGGCGCTGTAG
- a CDS encoding aminotransferase yields MVHPVFDNLPTTIFERMSGLARQHGAINLGQGFPDDQGPLPVREAAARALIEGSNQYPPMRGPPELRAAVAGHYGRTQDLQLDPDTEVTVTSGATEALAAAFLSLIAPGDEVVLFQPLYDAYLPLVRRAGGVPKLVRLSPPHWRFTRAMLEAAFSDKTRMVVLNSPLNPAAVVAPEEDLALLAEFCVRHDVIAVCDEVWEAVVFDGARHRPLIGFPGMRERTVKIGSAGKLFGMTGWKVGFLIAAPRLTRALAAAHQFLTFTTPPNLQAGVAWGLEHHRAWFDDMPASLQRSRDRLTAGLRAAGYVVLDSQGTYFLNVDLAASGIAVDDVTFCERCVAEFEVAAIPVSAFFAEDPVRNVVRLCFAKSDATLDEAVGRLGAARTALA; encoded by the coding sequence ATGGTCCATCCCGTCTTCGACAACCTGCCGACCACGATCTTCGAGCGCATGAGCGGCCTCGCCCGCCAGCATGGCGCGATCAATCTGGGCCAGGGATTTCCCGACGACCAGGGGCCCCTGCCCGTGCGCGAGGCCGCCGCGCGGGCGCTGATCGAGGGCTCCAACCAGTATCCGCCGATGCGCGGCCCGCCCGAGCTGCGCGCCGCAGTCGCCGGTCACTATGGCCGGACGCAGGATCTGCAGCTGGATCCGGACACCGAGGTCACCGTCACCTCCGGCGCGACCGAGGCCCTGGCGGCGGCGTTCCTGTCGCTGATCGCGCCGGGCGACGAGGTGGTGCTGTTCCAGCCGCTGTACGACGCCTACCTGCCGCTGGTGCGTCGAGCGGGCGGGGTTCCCAAGCTGGTCCGCCTCTCGCCGCCGCACTGGCGTTTCACGCGCGCCATGCTGGAGGCCGCCTTCAGCGACAAGACCCGGATGGTGGTGCTGAACAGCCCGCTCAATCCCGCCGCCGTCGTCGCGCCCGAAGAAGACCTGGCCCTGCTGGCCGAGTTCTGCGTCCGGCACGACGTCATCGCCGTCTGCGACGAGGTCTGGGAGGCCGTGGTGTTCGACGGCGCCCGCCACCGGCCGCTGATCGGCTTTCCCGGCATGCGCGAGCGGACGGTCAAGATCGGCTCGGCCGGCAAGCTGTTCGGCATGACCGGCTGGAAGGTCGGTTTCCTGATCGCCGCGCCACGCCTGACCCGCGCCCTGGCCGCCGCCCACCAGTTCCTGACCTTCACCACCCCGCCCAACCTGCAGGCCGGCGTGGCCTGGGGCCTGGAGCACCACCGCGCCTGGTTCGACGACATGCCGGCCAGCCTGCAACGCTCGCGCGACCGCCTGACGGCCGGCCTGCGCGCGGCCGGCTATGTCGTGCTGGACAGCCAGGGGACCTATTTCCTGAACGTCGACCTGGCGGCTTCGGGGATCGCGGTGGACGACGTCACCTTCTGCGAGCGCTGCGTGGCGGAGTTCGAGGTGGCGGCGATCCCGGTCTCGGCCTTCTTCGCCGAGGATCCGGTGCGCAACGTGGTGCGGCTGTGCTTCGCCAAGAGCGACGCGACGCTGGACGAGGCGGTGGGCCGGCTGGGGGCGGCGCGGACGGCTTTGGCTTAG
- a CDS encoding putative bifunctional diguanylate cyclase/phosphodiesterase, translating to MRKVASTLIHRGLSALYARLVPHVPEAMAGRVRMEQVQSILRMTPVMMGANIVIAVLVGAAGLASPHTIVLTVWAALVISYALLGLRGWFAARRRKGGKSTVSQHGVNRVVLQAGLLGCLWAILPILTMPREQGFAGAMPMLVACVIAGMIGCGGFALLTLPAAAIAYSTPMALGALWVLATSGDPVLYALGGLLIFCHLVVSVSCLAHAKIFADRLVAAEELEKQKQVVSLLLSDFEEGASDWLWEVDAAGALTYVSDRMAAAAGVDKAGLIGQPMSELCGAAETPTGPVAALSALFAEQKAFRDVTVSIAVGPDGETRQTHWWSLSAKPVHDLNGVFTGFRGVGADITQAREDQARISRLAHYDVLTQLPNRLSFLQALSKAWTDHGKPRSKGGTGAGCAVLCLDLDHFKGVNDSLGHPIGDDLLIQASARLRDRVDDLVGDDGLVSRLGGDEFAVVVAPSPGHAALGELARAIVSDLSLPYAVRGHHVLIGASVGIAVAPFDADDPDGLLKNADLALYRAKGDGRGAYRFFETAMDIWAQERRALELDLRDALAKDELKLFFQPLIGSGEHEVTGFEALLRWQHPTRGLVAPADFIECAEQWGLIGAIGEWVLFEACRTAATWPSHLSVAVNLSPNQFATGDLVSQVRKALKVSGLAPERLELEITEGLLLHDSAKTLKQLAALKVLGVKIAMDDFGTGYSSLAYLWRFPFDKIKIDRSFVAEMQDNTAIADILRTVALLGQTLNLKVTAEGVETPAQARLLADMRCDTFQGFLYGRPMPVGDIPSFLLSNMAQQMRRGDEGHEGEEAAVAG from the coding sequence GTGCGCAAAGTCGCCAGCACGCTCATTCATCGCGGCCTGTCCGCCCTGTACGCCCGCCTGGTTCCGCACGTGCCCGAGGCCATGGCCGGCCGGGTGCGGATGGAGCAGGTGCAGAGCATCCTGCGCATGACGCCCGTGATGATGGGCGCCAACATCGTCATCGCCGTGCTGGTCGGGGCCGCCGGCCTGGCCAGCCCGCACACGATCGTCCTGACGGTCTGGGCCGCCCTGGTCATCAGCTACGCCTTGCTGGGCCTGCGCGGCTGGTTCGCCGCGCGCCGCCGCAAGGGCGGCAAGAGCACCGTCTCGCAGCACGGGGTCAACCGCGTGGTTCTGCAGGCCGGCCTGCTGGGCTGCCTGTGGGCCATCCTGCCGATCCTGACCATGCCCAGGGAGCAGGGCTTCGCCGGCGCCATGCCGATGCTGGTCGCCTGCGTGATCGCCGGCATGATCGGCTGCGGCGGCTTCGCCCTCCTGACCCTGCCCGCCGCCGCCATCGCCTATTCGACCCCCATGGCCCTGGGCGCCCTTTGGGTGCTGGCCACCAGCGGCGACCCCGTGCTCTACGCCCTGGGAGGCCTGCTGATCTTCTGCCACCTGGTGGTCAGCGTCTCGTGCCTGGCCCACGCCAAGATCTTCGCCGACCGCCTGGTCGCCGCCGAGGAGCTGGAAAAGCAGAAGCAAGTCGTCTCCCTGCTGCTCAGCGACTTCGAGGAAGGCGCCAGCGACTGGCTGTGGGAGGTCGACGCCGCCGGCGCCCTGACCTACGTCTCCGACCGCATGGCCGCCGCGGCCGGCGTCGACAAGGCCGGACTGATCGGCCAGCCGATGTCGGAGCTGTGCGGCGCGGCCGAGACCCCGACGGGGCCGGTCGCTGCCCTCTCGGCCCTGTTCGCCGAGCAGAAGGCCTTCCGCGACGTGACCGTGTCGATCGCGGTGGGCCCGGACGGCGAGACCCGGCAGACCCACTGGTGGTCGCTGTCCGCCAAGCCGGTCCACGACCTGAACGGCGTCTTCACCGGCTTCCGGGGCGTCGGCGCCGACATCACCCAGGCCCGCGAGGACCAGGCCCGCATCTCGCGCCTGGCCCATTACGACGTGCTGACCCAGCTGCCCAATCGCCTGTCGTTCCTGCAGGCGCTCAGCAAGGCCTGGACCGACCACGGCAAGCCCCGGAGTAAGGGCGGGACCGGCGCAGGCTGCGCGGTGCTGTGCCTGGACCTCGACCATTTCAAGGGCGTCAACGACAGCCTGGGCCATCCGATCGGCGACGACCTGCTGATCCAGGCCTCGGCCCGTCTGCGCGACCGCGTCGACGACCTGGTGGGCGACGACGGCCTGGTCTCGCGCCTGGGCGGCGACGAGTTCGCCGTCGTCGTCGCGCCCTCGCCCGGCCACGCAGCCCTCGGCGAGCTGGCCCGCGCCATCGTCTCGGACCTGTCGCTGCCCTACGCGGTGCGCGGCCACCACGTGCTGATCGGCGCCAGCGTCGGCATCGCCGTGGCCCCGTTCGACGCCGACGACCCCGACGGCCTGCTGAAGAACGCCGACCTGGCCCTCTACCGCGCCAAGGGCGACGGCCGGGGCGCCTATCGCTTCTTCGAGACCGCCATGGACATCTGGGCCCAGGAGCGCCGCGCCCTGGAGCTGGACCTGCGCGACGCCCTGGCCAAGGACGAGCTGAAGCTGTTCTTCCAGCCGCTGATCGGCAGCGGCGAGCACGAGGTCACCGGCTTCGAGGCCCTGCTGCGCTGGCAGCACCCGACCCGGGGGCTGGTGGCGCCGGCCGACTTCATCGAATGCGCCGAGCAGTGGGGCCTGATCGGGGCGATCGGCGAATGGGTGCTGTTCGAGGCCTGCCGCACGGCCGCGACCTGGCCCTCGCACCTGTCGGTCGCCGTCAACCTGTCGCCCAACCAGTTCGCCACCGGCGACCTCGTGTCCCAGGTGCGCAAGGCCCTGAAGGTCTCGGGCCTGGCGCCCGAGCGCCTGGAGCTGGAGATCACCGAGGGCCTCCTGCTGCACGACAGCGCCAAGACCCTGAAGCAGCTGGCGGCCCTGAAGGTCCTGGGCGTCAAGATCGCCATGGACGACTTCGGCACGGGCTATTCCAGCCTGGCCTATCTGTGGCGGTTCCCGTTCGACAAGATCAAGATCGACCGCTCGTTCGTGGCCGAGATGCAGGACAACACGGCCATCGCCGACATCCTGCGCACCGTCGCCCTGCTGGGCCAGACCCTGAACCTCAAGGTCACGGCCGAGGGCGTCGAGACCCCGGCCCAGGCCCGCCTGCTGGCCGACATGCGCTGCGACACCTTCCAGGGCTTCCTGTACGGCCGCCCGATGCCGGTCGGCGACATCCCCAGCTTCCTGCTGTCCAACATGGCCCAGCAGATGCGGCGGGGGGATGAGGGGCATGAGGGCGAAGAGGCGGCGGTCGCGGGCTAG
- a CDS encoding TetR/AcrR family transcriptional regulator → MRRVNEGDVTVPAKNADKRVERSKAKVMAETYRQLSRAGVGGVSIDEIARNSGVAKTTIYRHWPSRSALVIDACSSLGSNVEAPDTGDIRADLISLLVNLAEQLQNASWSSVYPSIIDAAERDAEIATMQRALHAAFMAPIETVVERGKAKGQPGPERSTSSLVASLVGPLFYRRWFSKEKIDERFVADVVDGTIPLRPKV, encoded by the coding sequence GTGCGCCGCGTCAACGAAGGTGATGTGACAGTGCCCGCCAAGAACGCCGACAAGAGGGTCGAACGGTCGAAAGCAAAGGTGATGGCCGAAACCTACCGACAGCTCTCACGGGCTGGCGTTGGAGGCGTAAGCATTGACGAAATCGCCCGCAATTCGGGGGTCGCCAAAACCACCATCTATCGCCACTGGCCGTCGCGTTCCGCGTTGGTGATCGATGCCTGCTCTAGTTTGGGGAGCAATGTTGAAGCGCCCGACACCGGGGATATTCGCGCCGACCTGATTTCATTGCTCGTGAACCTCGCCGAGCAACTGCAGAACGCGAGCTGGAGTTCGGTCTATCCCTCGATCATTGACGCCGCTGAGCGGGATGCCGAGATCGCAACGATGCAACGTGCGCTGCACGCCGCCTTCATGGCCCCCATCGAGACGGTGGTTGAGCGGGGCAAAGCCAAAGGACAACCCGGACCGGAGCGATCGACAAGCAGTTTGGTAGCGAGCTTGGTAGGGCCGCTGTTTTACCGGCGTTGGTTTTCGAAGGAAAAGATCGACGAACGCTTTGTGGCCGATGTCGTGGACGGAACGATCCCGCTTCGTCCTAAGGTCTGA
- a CDS encoding VOC family protein: MKFAYTRLVTTEVAKLSAFYRQLLRAEPVGEGDYVEFRPGGAILALVSNRAAEAMHGGVWPGGANRSAILEFVVDDVDAERARLDPFVRQWLQEPKDMPWGNRSMLLCDPDGNPINVFSTGA, translated from the coding sequence ATGAAGTTCGCCTATACCCGGCTCGTGACCACCGAGGTAGCCAAGCTCTCCGCATTCTATCGGCAATTGCTCCGGGCTGAGCCGGTGGGCGAGGGCGACTACGTCGAGTTCCGCCCCGGAGGCGCCATCCTGGCCCTCGTCAGCAACCGAGCGGCCGAGGCGATGCATGGCGGGGTGTGGCCGGGCGGCGCCAACCGATCGGCCATACTCGAATTCGTCGTCGACGACGTGGATGCCGAGCGCGCGCGTCTGGATCCGTTCGTCCGCCAGTGGCTTCAGGAGCCCAAGGACATGCCGTGGGGCAATCGTTCGATGCTGCTTTGCGATCCCGACGGCAATCCCATCAACGTCTTCTCGACAGGGGCATAA